Part of the Amphiura filiformis chromosome 9, Afil_fr2py, whole genome shotgun sequence genome is shown below.
acattttgcatACCGGTACCTCGAAAAAACTGATACAACAAGGATTTCAATCTGAACTTAAGTGTCCATTTTTTCCAGTTTGAAAGTGATCAAGGCTCCTTTTACAGTCTGTTGCTTATACACATGTAAATAAAcatgaaataatatttttaatctagTCAACCACACAAcataatgacagccagtgaaaaaattattGACAATCCAGTTCATAGAGCGTCGCACTACTAAAGCGGAGATCCCAGGTttgaatcctggatggtcagtgattttttctttggctgtcatttatgttgtGTGGTTGACTAGATTAAAAATATTATGAGTTAAAATGATATTAAACTAACATGAATGTAGAGTAAACGTACTACTACTACAGACAATTTGTTTTGTACCTGTACTTGTACTTGCGGTGGCTGTACGTTTCTGGGCTGCTCTCTACCCCTGCTCTGCCAAATCAATCTTGGACACATCGCAGAATCTTCTACGGCAATCAGAATGAAAGCCAATATGCATATTCTAAAATAAACAACACAAGAGAAATCAAATGTAAAGGGTACTATTAATAGCAAGAAGACAACTGATATGATAATTGCCTGACAGAACCATTTCAACTTGAAGTTAGAGAAAAAGAACCAGTCAGTGACCTCCGGTCAATCGACTGGTAAAACGTTAGAATTAAGAATAAGAATCTTGATTATGAAGAATAAAAAGCATATGCCggtattttcttaatttgacaATTAAGACACCGTATTCAGGTGATGAATTGCACATGGGTATTGTGCAAGTCAGCACCCTAGTtattatttcaaaacattttgatttaAGAAAGATATTACAAATTTATAGATCAAACATTTAATTTGAAAATCGCAAATCTTGGCAATTGCTTGTTTCATGGGTTTTCTAGCACTATTTGAATTGGGCACATTGCTACGTGAACCTGTcaataattttttgttgttgacaatCTGCTTTAGTTTAATTTCCTAATCCTAATAACGAAATATTCTTATaaattgacccatttttttattacaaaaattctTGTTTTGAATTGTTTGGCAACGGTTTTATCCAGGGGTTTAATCGGACTGTTGATCGAAATATCTGTCCACAAACCAGGCATCGACAGCTGTGATGATCGGGGGATGGAACGAGTTAGTATTCATAAACACGTAGCAAACTATGCATGTGTACCGCCAGTAATCAGTATCATAACATAAATTGTCCTAGTGTTACAGTGTCCTATAAACAAAGAGAATCTATTCATATGTTCATGAATCATTGATCATATTGATTGCGGCTTATTCCGTGCATGAATAGCAATGAATAAAATTTCATTGTTACGGACGCTGTGTCACGGTGGACACTCCGTCACATTACACAGGTACCGTACTACAAAGCAATGATATGATACATTACAATTTTGCTCTAACAGCAAATTTGTCAGGATGTCAGCTATCAGTGGCATATTCATGTTGGGAATTCTGAACAATCATGATTTGGTAATACTCACACATATTAGGGCCATGTCAAGTGTACCCCCTGGGTATGGGTGTTGTAATTACTGCATCTACGAGTTGCACTGCCACTGACTGAGCAGTGAGCACTGATAATTGTTCAAACGGTAGTGTCAAATGTGTAATAAAACAACATGCAACACTAATGTGCCTACCCCATGTGAATCAAATCCACCCTGGCACATAACTTGGGTACAGTGATAACTAATTGCTACATACTGACTCATTACCTGTCTCGTATCCACACGTCACATTCATGCAACCATTCCATTGACATGATTGTATGTACCGTACCCATAATCATAATACTTCCGAGGCTTGTGGTGAAAGTGCAGGTTACAGGGCCTTTGTTCTTATCGTGTAAAACGCGCGATTAGGCGCGCACGTTTACCCGCTATGTATGTGAGTGATCACGCGATAGCGTTGGCCCAGTAGTCTGCACTTTCACCACAGGCCTCGGAAGTATTATGATTATCAGTGTAcatgataatattgatgatgCCTTCTCGCAAATGTACAAGTACGAGCCATGGTCCATGGATGCACTGTGTGAATACATGATGCCACACTCATGCACTAAACAGACttgattgtcatgattgtgtggCAACACTTATATATTGTAAGCTTATATTTTTATAGTATATaaattatgacaataaaaatatgCTTACCTTGGATTCTGCATCCGGAAATCTGTAGTCTACAGTTCTGACAGCACTGGAGTCGAATTCGACACCCAGGACTTCCCCAGCATTTTGAGCTACTTTGTGCTCTTCCCGGTCCACTAGCTTCACCCATCGTTCAGCACAAGAGATATACTTGCTCCAACCTTTTTCCGAAAACCTCAGAAAATCACTTGTTGTGCCAGGAACAACATGCATAGCACAAACATGTTTAGTTTCAGAATCACTGCTGGCTGCTGTGGGGGCAGCCATCTTGTTGTCATTGTCAATGACAATAGCCTATGTTTTGCTGCCCTCGTGTGAAAGTATATAGGCATGTATGCACTGCCTACAGTTATCCAATTACAAGGATTAAGTTTATGTCCTTTTTCACACATATTCAATGTGCAACTAAATGCACtgattttttttggattttttggtCATAATTGGCTACTTATTTTCTTAGGGATTTATGTCTGGCCCAAACAAATAATTTTATCTTTCATATAAGACCTTTTCCATTCACACCCATAAAGTAGACCACAGAATAGCGACTAAAACTGTCATGCATTTTGGTCTAATGGGGGAGATAGTAAACCCACATCACCAATTGGATTGTGGAGTCTGTTAAGTGCTGTATTCTAAAGAATCCAGGTGCAAAATCGATGTGTCCTATTGGCAAATATAACTGGGCAAATataaagttcatctgtgttggtagacatcataatttatgattttaaacttttgatctcaacacaagattggacatacctcaaattttcggtcgtaacttcgaccttcatcgggagactTTCAGTAACTACGGTGTCAGGGTTTGTTCAAACCAACTCCAACCCTTAGACAGTTACTTGTGTCACCAAAAGACAAGACTGAAAAAGAGGACATAGCGGGACCAGTGTATTTTATCCCTTGTCAGGGAAAAAAACTTAAAGGTCAGTGCTCGGAATCATATATTGGCGAAACAGAACGATCCTTGAAAGCCAGATTCCTTGAGCACCGTTGTCCAAGTTCCATCTCGTCAGAAGTCTCCAAACACATCCACATCGAATCCCCAAGTTGACTTGGAGCAAGTTAAGATCCTCGACCGGGAACCTAAGTATTTCGAAAGGGGTGTCAAGGAGGCCATCAACATTAGAGTCAACCAACCTTCACTTAACCGTGACGGGGGCCGATACCAGCTACCAAGAGTCTACGACCAagtgttggggtcaagtgtcctaaaggtcattgatcccaaacgtgggttgccagtctcccgatgaaggtcgaagttacgaccgaaaatttgaggtatgtccaatcttgtgttgagatcaaaagtttaaaatcataaattacaCCGTCATATTCTATCGATTTACTTTAGATTGATAATGTACTTAATTATAGTCTAAATAGTAAAAATGTTAACAAGTGTATTTTTGTACCCAAGGATTACAACACGTGAACAATATCAACAAAATGGCGTATACATCTGGTGCGTGGAAATGACATGACGTACCACAAATTAAATCGTTATGGTATCTGACTCAGTCTGGGAAATAGAACGGTCGACGGTCCAGCTGCTGAGTTGGGAACTGACAAGCAAACAAAATTAAACTAAAATATTGGTTTAGATCAATGAAGTgacttgatatatatatatatctgtctTCTAACAAAATTAGACCAAGTAAAGACTTTGTCTCCAGGAAAGTAAAATGCaatatatttctatttattttcATTGTGTTGATATTTAGACCATGCTGCTACTACAATGCATGCGGTCAATGACCcgcaataatttttattaaaaacattGTAATTTGATATGTTAAGTAAGCTGTGTAAACTAAAATTTATGATTACCAATCACTCACCTCAGTACACATCTGTTGCATTTAATCccactttttaatatttcaacacgaacaatatctaaattattgATGAGTGCTATAATAGTACAAAATAGAGCTTGAATTCCCCAAACCATTAAATTATTTATCAGTAATAAAATGCATATTCTAAACTAATAAACACATGCTGAAGTGAAATATGAGCCAGAGTATTTGcattacaaaataatgataatgttCTCATTTTATAAAAGGTTGTGTCAATAATAAAGGCAATAACCGGTATTACTTGAAGAATATATTTGGGCCGGATTTTCTTTTGGATattcttttaaaatttgatatttttaatgggTGACgtagtttttaaataaaatatttaatcaaAAACCAAATTTGCGCAATCTACTCATGGGACCTATCATTCAACACCTAGAACAAATCAATTTGCTAAATATTTGATATCCATATTAAATATGTGTCTGGCGTTCCTTTCCATATAACATGTAGTTAACCCGTGATTAGTTTATAGCATAGTGTAACTAGAGATGTGCTTACCGACTTTTCGTTGGAACTGTAAATACCTTTGAAGATGGAGCTTTAGATAAAGTCTTGTTTTTATGTTACCTTTACTTGTTGTGGCCACGTGGTGTCGGGAATGTGGTGACGTCAATTGGATTGTTATGTCTGATTTACATTTTGGGGTCTTTGTTTAAATagcttttttaaaaattattttgatgtgaTGTTAGCCTGCTTTGTAtgctggat
Proteins encoded:
- the LOC140160000 gene encoding uncharacterized protein — protein: MAAPTAASSDSETKHVCAMHVVPGTTSDFLRFSEKGWSKYISCAERWVKLVDREEHKVAQNAGEVLGVEFDSSAVRTVDYRFPDAESKNMHIGFHSDCRRRFCDVSKIDLAEQG